The Coleofasciculaceae cyanobacterium genome includes a window with the following:
- a CDS encoding pentapeptide repeat-containing protein, whose amino-acid sequence MKPLLLTGITTLITIAISIPIQAESLSDLNQLLSSKKCAQCDLTNAGLVQANLTGSDLVQANLAGANLSQANLAGANLQGANLTGTSLHGANLTGANLTGANLAGADLRNAYVGNANLAEVDLDSAYLEGIKGLSLTAASAEQFHRWGVQEAERGNYDGAIANYRKAIKLDPELAPAYLGLAIIQYEFDRRAEAEQNTKIAAKLFKQQKHQLGYQTATNFQQKMALIKEAEDNVAEQEGGMGHIGKFMGSVGSLLLQFLL is encoded by the coding sequence ATGAAACCGCTACTATTAACCGGAATAACTACCTTAATTACTATTGCTATATCTATACCTATTCAGGCAGAAAGCTTGAGCGATCTAAACCAGCTTTTAAGTAGTAAAAAATGCGCTCAATGTGATCTTACTAATGCTGGTTTAGTGCAGGCTAACCTCACAGGATCCGATCTAGTTCAAGCAAATTTGGCAGGGGCAAATCTAAGTCAAGCAAATTTAGCCGGGGCAAATCTTCAGGGTGCTAATTTAACTGGGACATCACTTCATGGCGCAAATTTAACAGGAGCAAATTTAACTGGCGCAAACTTAGCCGGGGCAGATCTAAGAAATGCTTACGTCGGTAATGCTAATTTAGCCGAAGTAGATTTAGATTCTGCTTATTTAGAAGGTATCAAGGGTCTTTCACTAACCGCTGCTTCTGCCGAACAATTTCATCGCTGGGGAGTACAAGAAGCCGAACGAGGCAATTATGATGGTGCGATCGCCAATTATCGTAAAGCAATTAAGCTCGATCCAGAATTAGCACCTGCTTACTTGGGTTTAGCGATTATTCAATATGAGTTTGATCGTCGAGCAGAAGCCGAACAAAATACTAAAATAGCTGCTAAGCTGTTTAAACAACAAAAGCATCAGTTAGGTTATCAAACGGCGACTAATTTTCAGCAAAAAATGGCTTTAATTAAAGAAGCAGAAGATAACGTTGCCGAACAAGAGGGAGGCATGGGACATATAGGCAAGTTTATGGGCAGCGTCGGCTCATTATTATTGCAATTTTTACTTTAG